The following proteins come from a genomic window of Nicotiana tomentosiformis chromosome 12, ASM39032v3, whole genome shotgun sequence:
- the LOC138902786 gene encoding uncharacterized protein, which produces MKVLVTHSKRLQKVIEDDITFTEEDADKLLLSHSDALVISLNVLYFKIKHVLIDLGSSANIIQWRVLEQAKLIGSIIPTTKLLAGFNLISVTTRGEILLPTNAEGVTKTTLFKVVDGNMGYNIILGRPWIHEMKVVPSTYHQLLKFPTPKGIKQLRGDQPVAREINTVSISSSKGKEPSK; this is translated from the coding sequence ATGAAGGTATTAGTGACTCACAGCAAGAGACTCCAGAAAGTCATCGAAGATGATATCACCTTCACGGAGGAAGATGCGGACAAACTTCTTCTGTCACATagtgacgctctggtaatttctcttaatgtcTTATATTTCAAAATTAAGCATGTTTTGATTGACCTAggaagctcagccaacatcattcaatggagagtgctAGAACAAGCAAAGCTAATCGGAAGCATCATTCCAACGACAAAGCTTCTAGCTGGGTTCAACTTGataagtgtgacaacccgaggagagatcctaCTACCCACAAACGCTGAAGGGGTAACCAAGACCACCTTATTCAAAGTGGTAGATGGTAACATGGGCTACAACATAAtcctcggaaggccgtggatacatgagatgaaggttgtgccctcaacatatcatcaactgtTGAAATTCCCAACCCCGAAAGGAATCAAGCAGttaagaggagatcaaccggtAGCAAGAGAGATAAACACAGTGTCGATTTCCAGCAGTAAGGGGAAGGAGCCCAGCAAATAG